The following proteins are co-located in the Micromonospora coriariae genome:
- a CDS encoding MerR family transcriptional regulator, which translates to MAYTVGQVAKVAGVTVRALHHYDEIGLLSPSGRTTAGYRRYDDADLERLQLVLYYRELGFPLEEIAAIIDDPAADPAAHLRRQHELLTVRIKRLQEMVTAIEFAMEASKLNIQLTPEERFEVFGDFNPEEHEVEAEQRWGDTDAYRESNRRASRYTKDDWLRIKAENEDWGRRIVAVLASGAPADGPEAMELAEEHRQIIGRWFYECSYEMHTGLADMYLADERFTGHYENMAPGLAAYLNEAIHANAISRA; encoded by the coding sequence ATGGCGTACACGGTGGGTCAGGTGGCGAAGGTCGCCGGCGTGACGGTACGGGCGCTGCACCACTACGACGAGATCGGGCTGCTCTCGCCGAGCGGGCGGACCACGGCCGGCTACCGCCGCTACGACGACGCGGACCTGGAACGGTTGCAGCTCGTCCTGTACTACCGGGAGCTGGGTTTCCCGCTTGAGGAGATCGCCGCCATCATCGACGACCCGGCGGCCGACCCGGCCGCGCACCTGCGTCGCCAGCACGAGCTGCTGACGGTACGGATCAAGCGGTTGCAGGAGATGGTCACGGCGATCGAGTTCGCGATGGAGGCGAGCAAGTTGAACATCCAACTCACTCCGGAGGAGCGGTTCGAGGTCTTCGGTGACTTCAACCCCGAGGAGCACGAGGTCGAGGCCGAGCAGCGTTGGGGTGACACCGACGCGTACCGGGAGTCGAACCGGCGGGCGTCGCGCTACACGAAGGACGACTGGCTGCGGATCAAGGCGGAGAACGAGGACTGGGGCCGGCGGATCGTCGCGGTGCTGGCCTCGGGCGCCCCGGCGGACGGCCCCGAGGCGATGGAGTTGGCCGAGGAGCACCGGCAGATCATCGGCCGCTGGTTCTACGAGTGCTCGTACGAGATGCACACCGGGTTGGCCGACATGTACCTGGCCGACGAGCGGTTCACCGGGCACTACGAGAACATGGCGCCGGGGCTGGCGGCGTACCTGAACGAGGCGATCCACGCCAACGCGATCAGCCGCGCCTGA
- a CDS encoding LppX_LprAFG lipoprotein — MNKPKLVAAGAVLAVAIAAGVWALAVGGDEPDAGRPAAGASPAPAATDPVSVLVAAAAKIDQQTYKLTVGAGGEAGGDGTVVLWDPKARRGLETTSLKVPTGEVKIERLTTGPDVYVRVTAPDRRVPVWDGRTWWHVGAEGSPAAKQGLDNTRLAGTLTAPAQVRQTGVREYAGTLDLRASGAVLGSGVGAVLGDRAAAVPFTATVDEQGRLVRYRIELASEQSQTAQLDLTYSDFGQPVTAEPPAADLVGEDPPANIPGA, encoded by the coding sequence GTGAACAAGCCGAAGCTGGTCGCGGCGGGCGCCGTCCTGGCCGTGGCGATCGCCGCCGGAGTGTGGGCCCTGGCCGTCGGGGGCGACGAGCCCGACGCGGGTCGCCCGGCGGCCGGCGCGTCACCCGCCCCGGCCGCGACCGACCCGGTCAGCGTGCTGGTCGCCGCGGCGGCGAAGATCGACCAGCAGACCTACAAGCTGACAGTAGGCGCCGGCGGTGAGGCGGGCGGGGACGGCACTGTGGTGCTCTGGGACCCGAAGGCGCGGCGCGGCCTGGAGACCACCTCGCTCAAGGTGCCGACCGGTGAGGTGAAGATCGAGCGGCTGACCACCGGGCCGGACGTCTACGTGCGGGTCACCGCCCCGGACCGCCGGGTGCCGGTCTGGGACGGCCGCACCTGGTGGCACGTCGGCGCCGAGGGATCGCCCGCCGCCAAGCAGGGCCTGGACAACACCCGGCTGGCCGGCACGTTGACCGCGCCGGCCCAGGTTCGCCAGACCGGTGTCCGGGAGTACGCCGGCACGTTGGACCTGCGTGCGAGTGGCGCGGTGCTGGGCAGCGGGGTCGGGGCCGTGCTGGGCGACAGGGCGGCGGCGGTGCCGTTCACCGCCACTGTCGACGAGCAGGGGCGGCTGGTCCGCTACCGGATCGAGCTGGCCAGCGAGCAGTCGCAGACCGCGCAGCTGGACCTGACGTACTCGGACTTCGGGCAGCCGGTGACGGCCGAGCCGCCGGCGGCCGACCTGGTCGGCGAGGACCCGCCGGCGAACATCCCCGGCGCCTGA
- a CDS encoding putative bifunctional diguanylate cyclase/phosphodiesterase, with protein sequence MSRQDVKQTAGERTPAELNGVPPAPGDPTIPAPAAAAPATGAAAGGQSMGVALAGSGRAGLLLAGAVLVAESFWLVAALPGVALVSDLGALLVAGWATVACVGAARRQPVPLRRFWTLLAATMVLAALGRAIWTAQRVVGGDLPHTPLVGAVFTAGILTGTAALLCSPSAPRTAVGRARTLLDGVIVALALVPIGWVLVFRGVAAAELADPDRTLGLLYPMFDLMQLTILVAVVGPARPVWRPLSVLAASLTIRVVADVGYVSLVARADYAAGHLIDLCWPLSYLLIGLAAGYPPPPDCDGTDDTAESSPPPWWRVALPYLPVGGAIIAVVLARRPTGQTPPLVFVTMMVLLAALAVRQGLAANENLRLVARLRRLAYGDQLTGLPNRLLFNRRLRLALRDGRPVAVLLLDLDGFKQVNDRFGHATGDTLLTGLAARMRAAVDGDGTIARLGGDEFAVLVHGDRPVPPERLAERLLDALQPSDGDEDVGVHPSASIGIAEYGPQHASHTDLLRDADIAMYAAKAAGKSAYRTCTPALRESAVSRAELIADLRRAVDEEQLRLEFQPIVDLATGAVRSAEALVRWRHPRLGMLAPARFLPLAEETGLILPIDRWVIHEACRAAATWRDRAPEATVAVNISAAHLRRPDLIATVTEATAGAGLAPRALTLELTESALIEGTEAVLERLRQLRELGIGIAIDDFGTGYSSLSYLHRIPATELKIDRSFVARLGTDDRAYATVEMVTRLAGAFDLAVVAEGVETERQHAAVTAIGCPRGQGYLYGRPDGPGTVGQNRP encoded by the coding sequence GTGTCGCGACAGGACGTGAAGCAGACTGCGGGGGAGCGCACTCCCGCGGAGCTGAACGGCGTGCCACCCGCACCCGGCGACCCGACCATCCCGGCGCCGGCCGCAGCAGCGCCAGCGACCGGGGCGGCCGCGGGCGGACAGTCGATGGGCGTCGCGCTGGCCGGATCGGGCCGCGCCGGGTTGCTTCTCGCGGGCGCGGTCCTGGTCGCGGAGTCGTTCTGGCTGGTCGCCGCGCTGCCCGGCGTCGCGCTGGTCAGTGACCTGGGCGCGCTGCTGGTCGCCGGTTGGGCCACCGTTGCCTGCGTCGGGGCCGCTCGCCGTCAACCAGTTCCACTGCGCCGGTTCTGGACGCTGCTCGCGGCCACCATGGTGCTCGCCGCGCTCGGCCGGGCGATCTGGACGGCGCAACGGGTCGTTGGCGGCGACCTGCCGCACACGCCGCTTGTCGGGGCGGTCTTCACCGCCGGCATCCTCACCGGCACCGCCGCGCTGCTCTGTTCGCCCTCCGCGCCCCGGACCGCCGTCGGGCGGGCCCGGACGCTGCTGGATGGGGTGATCGTCGCGCTGGCGCTGGTGCCGATCGGTTGGGTGCTGGTGTTCCGTGGCGTCGCCGCCGCCGAGCTGGCCGACCCGGACCGCACGCTGGGGCTGCTCTATCCGATGTTCGACCTGATGCAGCTCACCATCCTGGTCGCGGTGGTCGGTCCGGCCCGGCCGGTGTGGCGGCCGTTGAGTGTGCTCGCGGCCAGCCTCACCATCCGGGTGGTCGCCGATGTCGGGTACGTCTCGCTGGTCGCGCGCGCCGACTACGCCGCCGGCCACCTGATCGACCTGTGCTGGCCGCTGAGTTACCTGCTGATCGGCCTGGCCGCCGGGTACCCGCCGCCGCCGGACTGCGACGGCACCGACGACACCGCCGAGTCGTCGCCGCCGCCGTGGTGGCGGGTGGCGCTGCCGTACCTGCCGGTGGGCGGGGCGATCATCGCGGTGGTGCTGGCCCGCCGGCCCACCGGGCAGACGCCGCCGCTGGTCTTCGTGACGATGATGGTGCTGCTCGCGGCTCTCGCGGTACGCCAGGGGTTGGCCGCCAACGAGAACCTGCGCCTGGTGGCCCGGCTGCGCCGGCTCGCGTACGGCGACCAGCTCACCGGTCTGCCCAACCGGCTGTTGTTCAACCGGCGGCTGCGTCTGGCCCTGCGCGACGGCCGGCCGGTGGCCGTCCTGCTGCTCGACTTGGACGGGTTCAAGCAGGTCAACGACAGGTTCGGGCACGCCACCGGGGACACCCTGCTCACCGGGCTGGCAGCCCGGATGCGGGCCGCGGTCGACGGTGACGGCACCATCGCCCGGCTCGGCGGCGACGAGTTCGCGGTGCTGGTCCACGGCGACCGACCGGTACCCCCGGAGCGCCTCGCCGAACGGCTGCTGGACGCCCTGCAACCCTCCGACGGGGACGAGGACGTCGGCGTGCACCCGTCGGCGAGCATCGGCATCGCCGAGTACGGGCCGCAGCACGCCTCCCACACCGACCTGCTGCGCGACGCCGACATCGCCATGTACGCGGCCAAGGCGGCCGGGAAGTCCGCGTACCGGACGTGCACCCCGGCGCTGCGCGAATCGGCCGTCTCCCGGGCCGAGCTGATCGCCGACCTGCGTCGGGCCGTCGACGAGGAGCAGCTGCGCCTGGAGTTCCAACCCATCGTCGATCTGGCGACCGGCGCGGTACGCAGCGCCGAGGCCCTGGTGCGCTGGCGGCATCCCCGGCTCGGGATGCTGGCGCCGGCCCGGTTCCTGCCGCTGGCGGAGGAGACCGGGCTGATCCTGCCGATCGACCGCTGGGTGATCCACGAGGCGTGCCGGGCCGCGGCGACCTGGCGGGACCGGGCGCCGGAGGCGACCGTCGCGGTGAACATCTCCGCGGCGCACCTGCGCCGGCCGGACCTGATCGCCACGGTCACCGAGGCCACCGCCGGCGCCGGGCTGGCGCCGCGCGCGTTGACCCTGGAGCTGACCGAGTCGGCGCTGATCGAGGGGACCGAGGCGGTGCTGGAGCGGCTGCGTCAGCTGCGGGAACTGGGCATCGGCATCGCCATCGACGACTTCGGCACCGGCTACTCGTCGCTGAGCTACCTGCACCGCATCCCGGCCACCGAGCTGAAGATCGACCGTTCGTTCGTGGCCCGGCTGGGAACGGACGACCGGGCGTACGCCACTGTGGAGATGGTCACCCGGCTGGCCGGCGCGTTCGACCTGGCCGTGGTCGCCGAGGGGGTGGAGACCGAGCGCCAGCACGCGGCGGTCACCGCGATCGGTTGCCCACGCGGTCAGGGCTATCTGTACGGGCGCCCGGACGGCCCCGGCACGGTGGGTCAGAATCGGCCTTGA